One genomic window of Haliotis asinina isolate JCU_RB_2024 chromosome 4, JCU_Hal_asi_v2, whole genome shotgun sequence includes the following:
- the LOC137282349 gene encoding NXPE family member 3-like, with the protein MLTVPRTRYISLLVVVWVATTFLSWQRRDKFQILPLPYPSRTGHEKQSHVLEMHITTEGPVISDAEIDDADRHASPRTSRMSIVNPKLVYRLNETITVKIVLFDRKNRPKTRGGDMLIVWMRDKGKGAASAGSVADHGNGTYTGTLPILWTGHAVIRAAMLASREKMAFANREFRRGYGGKILICLFNTPTLTETTPGHMESRLLNKAKVCNLTNEHYGVPLYCDRPKRKGIQCKHWTGVNSLGYLPINQRKNNKWYFSSTGPQILPDVVGVNIPSVQGTAMSAKIPCSRTSVRNSWLSEPAGFFYNSTWHPRMCFIDVNVKDYNRCLTNRTLRMFGDSTVRQWFSFFYKHLNLTWRVGPKQVVEQIQPTGKWYSYSEAYSKRFNYTIFWSPHGLPMTFNNANRTALRPSFVHLDEIPSGSRDIVLIHLYGHFLFYPVRMFRAQIQRIRPAVQRLLIRSPNIKIAIKGPHYFVLTNVIYTFGRMWGPVYDRIIRQEFVNLYDRVIYLDYWEMLLSIQSAGVHPDEKLINTMIRNFLGYVCEK; encoded by the exons ATGTTGACTGTTCCACGTACCAGATATATCAGTCTCTTGGTTGTTGTTTGGGTCGCAACCACATTTTTATCATGGCAGCGTCGTGACAA GTTTCAAATCCTACCACTGCCTTACCCTTCAAGAACTGGACATGAAAAGCAAAGTCATGTACTGGAAATGCACATCACCACAGAAGGCCCTGTGATAAGTGACGCCGAAATCGATGATGCTGATAGACATGCATCTCCAAGAACCTCACGGATGTCAATTGTCAATCCTAAACTTGTGTACCGACTCAACGAAACAATCACAGTGAAGATTGTACTATTCGACCGCAAGAACAGACCGAAAACCCGAGGAGGAGATATGCTTATTGTATGGATGCGAGACAAAGGAAAAGGGGCGGCCTCAGCCGGATCTGTTGCTGACCATGGCAACGGGACATATACTGGTACCTTACCCATCTTGTGGACCGGACACGCTGTGATCCGTGCAGCAATGTTGGCCTCCAGAGAAAAAATGGCTTTTGCCAACAGGGAATTCAGACGTGGATACGGTGGAAAGATTCTAATATGCTTATTTAATACTCCTACATTAACAGAGACTACACCTGGGCACATGGAAAGCAGACTGCTGAACAAGGCCAAAGTCTGTAATTTAACAAATGAACATTATGGAGTTCCATTGTATTGTGATAGACCAAAGAGGAAGGGAATTCAGTGCAAGCACTGGACAGGTGTCAATTCATTGGGATATCTACCAATAAATCAgaggaaaaacaacaaatggTATTTTTC ATCTACCGGCCCGCAGATTCTTCCAGATGTTGTCGGAGTCAATATTCCAAGTG TGCAAGGCACAGCGATGTCGGCAAAGATTCCTTGCAGCAGGACAAGTGTCCGGAATTCCTGGCTGTCAGAACCTGCAGGCTTCTTTTACAACTCTACCTGGCACCCCAGGATGTGTTTTATCGATGTAAATGTTAAGGACTACAACCGCTGCCTAACTAACAGAACTCTCAGAATGTTTGGTGATTCTACTGTTAGACAGTGGTTTTCATTCTTTTACAAGCATCTGAATCTTACATGGAGAGTAGGTCCAAAGCAAGTGGTAGAGCAAATTCAACCTACGGGCAAGTGGTATTCCTATTCCGAGGCATACAGCAAGAGGTTTAACTATACTATCTTTTGGTCCCCTCACGGTCTACCAATGACTTTTAACAATGCCAATAGAACTGCCCTTAGACCATCGTTTGTTCATCTGGATGAAATACCTTCTGGTTCAAGAGACATTGTGCTCATCCATTTATATGGTCATTTCCTTTTCTATCCTGTTCGAATGTTCAGGGCTCAAATACAACGCATTAGACCAGCCGTTCAACGATTATTGATCCGTTCGCCAAATATCAAAATTGCAATTAAAGGACCTCACTATTTTGTATTAACTAATGTCATATATACGTTTGGTAGAATGTGGGGTCCTGTATATGACAGAATTATCAGACAAGAGTTTGTAAACCTGTATGACCGTGTCATTTACCTCGACTATTGGGAAATGCTTCTTTCTATTCAGAGTGCTGGAGTTCATCCAGATGAGAAGCTGATAAATACTATGATTCGCAATTTTCTCGGATATGTATGTGAAAAGTGA